Proteins found in one Paenibacillus sp. FSL R10-2782 genomic segment:
- a CDS encoding cellulase family glycosylhydrolase: protein METNYINGVNLGNWLVLEKWMNPGMFEGTTADDEYYLPTQLSPEVYEARIRLHRHEYITERDFATIRSYGMNAVRIPVPYFIMGDCPPYIGCIEELDKAFAWAKKYDLQVLIDLHTVPGGQNGFDNGGISGVCKWAQQPESVEFALQLLEKLSNRYAAHPNLWGIGVLNEPITERTWKSMDVQNRYKPADPELAAGSAPISMEFLRTFYVDAYHRIRRYLPEDKVIVIHDGFELTAWKDFMQEEQYKNVVLDTHQYLMSAEMYGCEQTVEGYVKFVEEYLTKEIVEMQKYFPLICGEWSLFNSYGTGIDTSGGLSPVNGVEAHEDKLDVEGRKQLYSTVANAQLEAWSKMSGHFYWNYKLLLDTVNDAGWIGWDSWDLGKSVSLRWYPVTTQN, encoded by the coding sequence TTGGAAACCAACTATATCAATGGTGTAAACCTGGGGAATTGGCTTGTTCTGGAGAAATGGATGAATCCCGGAATGTTTGAAGGTACAACGGCTGACGACGAATATTATTTGCCAACTCAACTGAGTCCGGAGGTCTATGAAGCAAGAATTCGATTGCATCGCCATGAATATATTACGGAGCGTGACTTTGCAACGATACGTTCATATGGAATGAATGCCGTACGTATCCCGGTTCCCTATTTTATTATGGGAGATTGTCCGCCATATATTGGTTGCATTGAAGAACTGGATAAAGCATTTGCATGGGCGAAGAAGTATGATCTTCAGGTGTTGATCGATCTTCACACGGTGCCTGGAGGACAGAACGGGTTCGATAACGGTGGTATCTCCGGTGTATGTAAATGGGCACAACAACCGGAGAGTGTCGAGTTTGCACTTCAATTGCTGGAAAAATTGTCCAACCGTTATGCTGCACATCCAAATCTATGGGGCATCGGCGTACTGAATGAACCCATTACTGAGCGGACATGGAAATCTATGGACGTTCAGAATCGGTATAAACCAGCTGATCCGGAGCTTGCAGCCGGGAGTGCTCCCATCTCTATGGAATTTTTGCGGACTTTCTATGTAGATGCGTATCACCGGATTCGTCGCTATCTTCCGGAGGACAAGGTCATCGTAATACATGATGGATTCGAACTGACAGCATGGAAGGATTTCATGCAGGAAGAACAATATAAAAATGTTGTGCTCGACACCCATCAATACCTCATGTCAGCAGAGATGTATGGTTGTGAGCAAACGGTAGAGGGATACGTCAAATTTGTTGAAGAGTACCTGACCAAAGAGATTGTAGAAATGCAGAAATATTTCCCGTTAATCTGTGGTGAGTGGAGTTTGTTCAATTCGTATGGAACCGGAATTGATACTTCAGGTGGACTTTCACCTGTCAATGGTGTTGAAGCACATGAGGACAAGCTGGATGTCGAAGGGCGAAAGCAACTGTACAGTACAGTCGCTAATGCACAGCTTGAAGCATGGAGCAAGATGAGTGGTCACTTTTACTGGAATTACAAACTGTTACTGGATACCGTTAATGATGCAGGCTGGATTGGCTGGGATAGTTGGGATCTGGGGAAATCGGTAAGCCTTAGGTGGTATCCGGTTACAACACAAAACTAA
- a CDS encoding helix-turn-helix domain-containing protein — MNIPYLMRYLSTQLQTNVIQYSLAGDILNTEISGSQEGAVDSARSEWPVIFKTAHPKSLPVIIENRSCQVYVIMIVSNYCFQIGPVRILEQVPFQHVMPDWGIIENTEHVVFCDFDLLLQHTLLMRNLLSNDPIDRKELLEFNLDTRAEQNVKKHFSDILFQNQESGKMHNPYDQEVREISSIRNGDFKQLERSLSEKSSGHYGVLAHDPLRSLKNICIVVITLASRAAIEGGVSPEIAYSLSDSYIYKMEELNDRHTIHQLCRNAEYEYTRLVYDIKQMRHKQPAAMHSNPKITRCKDYIFEHLHDKITLGGIAKELNVNANYLADLFSRTEGVTIRDFIMQEKMNLARNLLIYSEYTYSEIATSLGFCSQSHFGKIFKEVAGTTPKQYRDTYGLKPSRELIE; from the coding sequence ATGAATATTCCCTATCTCATGAGATACCTTTCAACCCAGTTACAGACTAACGTAATTCAATACAGTTTGGCCGGAGATATCCTCAATACAGAGATTTCGGGATCCCAAGAGGGGGCAGTAGATTCAGCCCGATCAGAATGGCCTGTAATCTTCAAGACTGCACATCCTAAATCCTTGCCTGTCATTATAGAAAATCGTTCTTGTCAGGTCTATGTCATCATGATTGTGTCGAATTACTGTTTTCAGATCGGCCCGGTGCGAATCCTGGAACAAGTCCCCTTTCAGCACGTCATGCCGGACTGGGGGATCATTGAGAACACTGAACACGTTGTATTCTGTGACTTTGATCTATTGCTGCAACATACACTTTTGATGCGTAATTTGCTTTCGAATGATCCGATAGACCGAAAAGAGTTGCTGGAGTTCAACCTGGATACCCGTGCAGAACAAAACGTAAAAAAACATTTCTCCGATATTCTTTTTCAAAATCAGGAGTCAGGCAAAATGCACAATCCGTATGATCAAGAGGTTCGGGAGATCAGCAGCATCCGTAACGGAGATTTCAAACAATTAGAACGCAGTCTAAGCGAAAAAAGTAGCGGACACTATGGCGTTCTTGCTCACGACCCGCTTCGATCCCTAAAAAACATATGCATTGTCGTAATTACGCTGGCAAGTCGCGCAGCTATTGAAGGAGGGGTCTCTCCCGAGATTGCCTACTCCTTAAGTGACAGCTACATTTACAAAATGGAAGAATTAAATGATCGCCACACCATTCATCAGTTATGCCGTAACGCCGAGTATGAATATACCCGTTTAGTATACGATATCAAGCAAATGAGACATAAGCAGCCTGCCGCGATGCATTCCAACCCCAAAATTACTCGATGTAAGGATTATATTTTTGAACATTTGCATGACAAGATCACACTTGGCGGGATTGCCAAGGAACTGAACGTCAATGCAAATTACCTTGCAGATCTGTTCAGTAGAACGGAAGGAGTGACGATCCGTGACTTCATCATGCAGGAAAAGATGAATCTTGCCCGTAATTTACTGATCTATTCCGAGTATACCTACAGCGAGATTGCAACAAGCCTGGGCTTTTGCTCCCAAAGCCATTTTGGTAAAATTTTTAAAGAGGTGGCTGGAACCACACCCAAACAGTACAGGGATACCTACGGCCTGAAACCATCTAGAGAGCTCATAGAGTAG
- a CDS encoding carbohydrate-binding protein, whose translation MGCEVYSTGEEVFTILACGSHGEHINLVSKERSITLAGQYYAVMSTKRNSWVALPNVSLDGVNKLKLRVSSHNNSSIIEVRAGSPDGAKLATLKFGPTGMSSYEIPSLNGTGATLNEMKYSDVIAEITHKVKGKQNVYLVFKDKDIRVDQIQLIH comes from the coding sequence ATTGGTTGCGAAGTTTATTCGACAGGGGAAGAAGTTTTCACTATCCTTGCTTGCGGCAGTCATGGTGAGCACATTAACCTGGTCAGCAAGGAACGAAGTATTACATTAGCTGGACAATATTACGCTGTGATGTCAACGAAGAGGAACTCTTGGGTGGCATTGCCAAATGTGAGTCTGGACGGGGTGAATAAGCTCAAATTACGAGTCAGTTCACATAATAACAGTTCAATCATTGAGGTGAGAGCAGGATCACCTGACGGAGCCAAACTGGCGACTTTGAAATTTGGCCCAACAGGAATGTCTTCATATGAGATTCCAAGCTTGAATGGAACCGGAGCAACGCTGAATGAAATGAAATATTCGGATGTGATCGCTGAAATAACCCACAAAGTGAAGGGCAAACAGAATGTGTACCTTGTTTTCAAAGATAAGGATATCCGTGTAGATCAGATTCAATTGATTCACTAA
- a CDS encoding DUF1349 domain-containing protein — protein sequence MDFKDFQWVNGAQHNVTEDGIEIFAPKGSEYFVHPGNGDVNTSAPFFYQWVEGDFVLRARVSLAFVSTFDAGVLLAVDHDNLWAKACFERTDFDTHSVVTVMTNGLSDDANGYNVEGQEVWLQLARKDDIFATHYSLDGERYIMARLCNLPMQKRIKVGLEAQSPIGEGALIHFKDVSLELRGLEDIRGGNC from the coding sequence GTGGACTTTAAAGATTTTCAGTGGGTGAACGGAGCCCAACATAATGTAACGGAAGATGGCATAGAAATATTTGCTCCAAAAGGCTCGGAATATTTTGTTCATCCCGGGAATGGGGATGTAAATACAAGCGCACCTTTTTTTTATCAGTGGGTTGAAGGGGATTTCGTGTTGCGAGCGAGAGTAAGTCTGGCTTTTGTCAGCACGTTTGATGCTGGCGTTCTTCTTGCAGTAGATCATGATAATCTATGGGCAAAAGCTTGTTTCGAAAGAACGGATTTCGATACGCATTCCGTAGTAACCGTTATGACCAATGGGCTATCGGATGATGCCAATGGATATAATGTTGAGGGGCAAGAAGTATGGCTCCAATTAGCTCGCAAAGATGATATTTTTGCTACACACTATTCATTGGATGGAGAAAGATATATAATGGCTCGTCTTTGTAATCTTCCGATGCAAAAGAGAATCAAGGTAGGACTCGAAGCTCAGTCTCCGATTGGAGAGGGAGCATTGATTCATTTTAAAGATGTCTCCTTGGAGCTGAGAGGCCTGGAAGATATTCGTGGAGGAAATTGTTAA
- a CDS encoding AraC family transcriptional regulator yields the protein MLKYYDFLFRLRSSEFEHHTPERNVELLFNLFNRPHSSGVASQFCNNLDGDMGILSDNEIKNLQLTITGTVFLLTSYLIDNHVNSEHAYSTGDFFIHKADTIKTTEESSALFDEMAMRYKDLLQSRRKVSYGYPIDKCIHYIEQKLHSPLTLDDIAGYMGMTPEYLTTLFKQTTGISAYQYVTQRKIEEAKDMLQYTSIPMHIVASSLGFNSNPHFSNAFKKNVGLTPFQFRKEHSKTSLF from the coding sequence ATGCTAAAATATTATGACTTTTTGTTCAGGCTTCGCTCCAGCGAATTTGAACATCATACACCCGAGAGGAACGTGGAGCTTCTCTTTAACCTTTTTAACCGTCCCCATAGTTCCGGAGTTGCTTCACAATTTTGCAATAATCTGGACGGTGATATGGGCATTCTTTCGGATAACGAGATTAAAAATTTACAGCTGACGATCACAGGTACGGTATTTCTACTAACCTCGTATTTGATCGATAACCATGTTAATTCGGAACATGCATACAGCACGGGTGATTTCTTTATTCACAAGGCGGATACAATTAAAACAACAGAAGAATCATCAGCACTCTTTGATGAAATGGCTATGCGGTACAAAGATCTGCTGCAAAGTCGACGAAAAGTCTCATACGGGTATCCCATTGATAAATGCATTCATTATATTGAACAAAAGCTGCATTCCCCGCTAACTCTGGATGATATTGCCGGATACATGGGAATGACTCCGGAATATTTGACGACGCTGTTTAAACAAACGACTGGAATTTCAGCCTATCAATATGTCACCCAGAGAAAGATCGAGGAAGCCAAAGACATGCTGCAGTACACCAGTATACCCATGCATATCGTTGCGAGTTCCCTCGGCTTTAATAGTAATCCGCATTTCTCCAATGCCTTCAAGAAAAATGTTGGGCTTACCCCTTTCCAGTTTAGAAAGGAACATAGTAAGACTTCTCTATTTTAG
- a CDS encoding nucleoside hydrolase: MMKRQEILDSKFKFNVPDSKKVRVIVHADAKNEADDQFAIVHHLLTPSFEIAGIIAGHYGIKFRMSQNEEQPVCSMSESYTEIDKLLHLMGMNDIPVQKGATGPIDLDDNLQVSEGADFIVEEAMKDDERPLFVALQGCLTDLALAYRKNPQISNRLTAIWIGGGDYPLGGNEFNMYQDVRAAQIVFDSSIPIWQIPMSTYRQVEASLAEIQDKVHACGPIGRYLFEQLVDFNTDMGLKYPDWRWPHGETWCLGDQPTITVLLYGKDRCTYHMEYAPIIGEDMTYEMRTEGKQIRVYDYIDVRMTMEDFYSKLRICYG, encoded by the coding sequence ATGATGAAGAGACAGGAAATCCTTGACTCAAAATTTAAATTCAATGTGCCGGATTCGAAAAAGGTAAGAGTCATTGTTCACGCAGATGCCAAAAACGAGGCAGATGACCAATTCGCTATTGTCCATCATTTACTTACTCCCTCGTTTGAGATTGCCGGAATTATTGCCGGTCATTATGGAATAAAATTTAGAATGTCTCAGAATGAAGAACAACCTGTATGCAGCATGTCAGAGAGCTACACAGAGATTGATAAGCTTCTTCACCTGATGGGTATGAATGACATTCCTGTTCAGAAGGGTGCCACAGGTCCAATAGATCTGGATGATAACTTGCAAGTGAGTGAGGGCGCTGACTTTATTGTTGAAGAGGCGATGAAAGACGATGAGCGACCCCTGTTTGTGGCTCTTCAAGGATGTCTTACAGATCTGGCGCTGGCATATCGGAAAAATCCTCAAATTTCCAACCGTTTGACTGCAATCTGGATCGGGGGCGGAGATTATCCGCTAGGAGGCAATGAATTTAATATGTATCAGGATGTTCGGGCAGCACAGATTGTGTTTGACTCATCCATTCCGATTTGGCAGATTCCCATGAGTACATATAGACAGGTAGAGGCATCTTTAGCAGAAATTCAGGATAAGGTACACGCATGTGGACCCATCGGTCGATATCTGTTTGAACAATTAGTTGATTTCAACACGGATATGGGATTAAAGTATCCGGACTGGAGATGGCCGCATGGGGAGACCTGGTGTTTGGGGGATCAGCCGACAATAACTGTGTTGCTATATGGTAAAGATCGGTGCACATACCATATGGAATATGCGCCGATCATTGGAGAGGATATGACCTATGAGATGAGAACGGAGGGCAAGCAAATACGAGTCTACGATTATATAGATGTGAGGATGACGATGGAAGACTTCTATTCAAAGCTGCGGATCTGTTATGGTTAA